From the genome of Kryptolebias marmoratus isolate JLee-2015 linkage group LG19, ASM164957v2, whole genome shotgun sequence, one region includes:
- the fam167ab gene encoding protein FAM167A: MDAVSPPQIVVDRANGLPEAGRGEGVDLPADDHLTTLKALTEKLRLETRRPSYLEWKARLEAESFKEPRAGKYQFQEGPEGEAVTHKRTAEATEPKPPPRGALNGFENIDAALSWLRRELTDMRSQDQHLARQLIRLRSDINALKIEQTCHLHRRMLNDATFGLEEKDELSDLPCECPVTPGLGLSAPLRLIGVTKMNINSRRFSLC, from the exons ATGGACGCAGTGTCGCCGCCGCAGATCGTGGTGGACAGGGCAAACGGGCTGCCGGAAGCAGGCCGTGGGGAAGGTGTGGATTTGCCCGCAGACGACCACCTCACCACGCTGAAGGCTTTGACAGAGAAATTAAGACTGGAGACCAGAAGGCCGTCCTACCTGGAGTGGAAGGCCCGGCTGGAGGCAGAGAGCTTCAAAGAGCCAAGGGCTGGAAAATACCAGTTCCAGGAGGGGCCTGAAGGGGAGGCGGTAACGCACAAAAGGACTGCAGAGGCGACGGAGCCAAAGCCGCCACCGAGGGGTGCGCTGAACGGGTTCGAGAACATCGATGCGGCTCTGTCTTGGCTCAGACGAGAGCTG ACGGACATGCGCTCGCAGGACCAGCACCTGGCGAGGCAGCTCATTCGCCTGCGCAGCGACATCAACGCGCTGAAGATCGAGCAGACGTGCCACCTGCACCGCCGCATGCTCAACGACGCCACCTTCGGCCTGGAGGAGAAGGACGAGCTGTCGGACCTGCCGTGCGAGTGCCCCGTCACCCCGGGACTCGGGCTCTCGGCCCCGCTCAGACTCATCGGCGTCACCAAGATGAACATCAACTCCAGACGGTTCTCGCTCTGCTAG
- the lca5 gene encoding lebercilin, producing MDSEKTTDPVEDNRDLSRRSHRSAKKDSRASSSQKHKKNSRDKFRNEDKDESGVESRSKTRTRHSDPDRDQVSGEEGRRSDGSFYSEDYENVTPSERSLSPLSRSLSPSPSPTPRRGLQAKQISRSSFRKTGGVGRRGVSRPQRPGGLSLIQQHRRGPRSQSKESTPSKDLDLVTKRMLSARLLKINELHNSLSELQQRADELQKENRILKQLQARQERALQRYDDTESEISQLLSRHSNEIHVLRERLRRTQVRERAAERRLKDSEEQLQRSQATVARLKKLVDQRELGAKEELSRRLEEEKTRAQEAERKIKELERSVELSNSSYQRQLVGEKKKTAGAQEEIKNLREELERLSNKLKEKERELDARNIYANRMTKAPVRKEMDSSAKQKVPSRNSTKAVQTEDRSSSLDFPSPPPAISDASEYSQQAPNDYLSLKGEFDKVDNHTEPENVPQNVNERKRKEKDGEKQKEQETEQKQSDQDLNLLNEKATRRSDGKDNLTTSSEKEKDEDGKRKKTSSLFTQKEDDSHWRRGHVQEEVARWNQDSLDNQQSAEEMRRKKEHLLAKMREIDLKNEGAQDAVFAESSPSESRKPTSEFPSPRPPEQRSRHSVFNHGESEDTVSLHAGVREGGGRRPGAESGTVTAGAGRRALRSQTSSDKLAFGGYAPSFGHSASQASSGFPPPPPKEDRDSALEDVGLFNLRGTEAGRRLEKDKKTSLLQQLFGAQAVLVGDASSTANKMEVLNSSPVPNGVRSRREGLLSFSSGSSTPPASSSNTLQVAESKPAVRAIKSFDDEIEELTL from the exons ATGGATTCTGAAAAAACAACTGATCCGGTCGAAGACAACCGGGACCTAAGTCGCCGTTCCCATCGAAGCGCAAAGAAAGATTCTCGAGCGTCATCCTCGCAGAAGCACAAAAAGAACTCTCGGGACAAGTTTCGCAACGAGGACAAAGATGAAAGCGGTGTCGAGAGCAGATCTAAAACAAGAACGCGGCATTCGGACCCAGACCGGGACCAGGTATCAGGGGAAGAGGGGAGGAGAAGTGATGGTTCGTTTTATTCAGAAGACTATGAGAATGTGACGCCGTCAGAGCGCTCCCTGTCGCCGCTCTCCCGCTCTCTGTCTCCGTCTCCGTCTCCCACCCCACGAAGAGGGCTGCAGGCAAAGCAGATTTCTAGAAGCTCTTTCCGCAAAACAG GTGGAGTGGGGCGCAGGGGCGTGTCTCGGCCACAGCGGCCAGGGGGCCTCTCCTTGATCCAGCAGCATCGCAGGGGACCCCGGTCACAAAGCAAAGAGTCAACGCCGTCTAAAGACCTGGACCTGGTCACCAAGCGGATGCTCTCAGCACGCCTGCTGAAGATCAACGAATTGCACAACTCTCTTTCTGAACTGCAGCAGCGCGCTGATGAACTGCAGAAGGAAAATCGAATCCTTAAACAA CTGCAGGCGCGTCAAGAGCGAGCCCTGCAGCGTTACGATGACACCGAAAGCGAGATTTCCCAGCTGCTGTCACGCCACTCCAACGAGATCCACGTGCTGCGGGAGCGGCTCCGGCGAACGCAAGTGCGAGAACGGGCGGCTGAGCGGCGGTTAAAAGACAGCgaggagcagctgcagaggagcCAAGCGACCGTGGCACGACTGAAGAAGCTGGTCGACCAGCGAGAGTTGGGGGCCAAAGAGGAGCTGAGCCGCAGGCTAGAAGAAGAGAAAACCCGGGCTCAAGAAGCAGAACGAAAGATCAAG gaGCTGGAGCGCAGCGTGGAGCTGAGCAACAGCAGCTACCAGAGGCAGCTGGttggagagaagaagaagaccgCCGGTGCTCAGGAGGAGATCAAGAATCTGCGAGAAGAGCTGGAACGACTGAGCAATAAACTCAAG gaaaaagaaagagaactAGACGCTAGGAACATTTATGCCAACCGCATGACGAAAGCCCCAGTACGAAAAGAGATGGATAGCAGCGCAAAGCAGAAAG TCCCCAGCAGGAACAGCACCAAGGCAGTACAGACCGAAGACAGATCGTCAAGTCTGGATTTcccctcacctcctcctgctATTAGTGATGCCAGTGAATACAGCCAACAGGCTCCTAACGACTACCTGTCTCTCAAAGGG GAGTTTGACAAAGTGGACAATCATACAGAGCCAGAGAACGTGCCTCAAAATGTGAATGAAcggaagaggaaagaaaaagacggagagaagcagaaagaacAGGAGACGGAGCAGAAACAGTCCGACCAGGATCTGAATCTGCTGAACGAAAAGGCAACTAGACGAAGTGATGGGAAAGACAATCTCACGACAA gctcagagaaggaaaaagatgaagatggaaaaagaaagaagacgaGTTCTCTTTTCACCCAGAAAGAAGACGACAGCCACTGGAGGCGAGGCCATGTCCAGGAGGAGGTGGCGAGGTGGAACCAGGACTCTCTGGACAATCAGCAATCAGCAGAGGAAATGCGTCGAAAGAAAGAGCATCTCCTGGCTAAGATGCGTGAAATAGACCTTAAAAACGAGGGAGCCCAGGACGCCGTGTTTGCTGAGTCGAGTCCTTCTGAATCCAGAAAGCCTACCAGTGAGTTTCCTTCTCCACGTCCTCCCGAGCAGAGGAGCCGTCACTCTGTTTTCAACCATGGGGAGTCAGAGGACACGGTTAGCTTGCATGCTGGGGTTAGAGAAGGTGGAGGGAGGAGACCAGGCGCGGAGAGCGGAACGGTTACGGCGGGAGCAGGAAGGAGGGCGCTGCGATCCCAAACCTCCAGCGACAAGTTGGCTTTTGGGGGCTATGCTCCTTCGTTTGGACATTCGGCCTCCCAGGCTTCCTCCGGCTTCCCTCCGCCGCCGCCCAAAGAGGACAGGGACTCTGCGTTGGAAGACGTGGGCCTTTTTAATCTCAGAGGGACAGAGGCAGGGAGGAGACTGGAGAAGGACAAAAAGACCAGCCTCTTGCAGCAGCTGTTCGGCGCCCAGGCCGTGCTCGTGGGTGATGCTTCCAGCACAGCCAATAAAATGGAGGTACTTAACAGTTCTCCAGTCCCCAACGGAGTGCGTTCAAGACGGGAAGGGCTCCTCAGCTTCAGCTCGGGGTCCTCCACCCCTCCTGCATCCTCCAGTAACACCCTACAGGTTGCAGAAAGCAAACCTGCGGTCCGTGCCATCAAGTCGTTTGACGATGAAATAGAGGAACTCACTTTATAA
- the sh3bgrl2 gene encoding SH3 domain-binding glutamic acid-rich-like protein 2 isoform X1, whose product MVIRVYVASSSGSVAVKKHQQAVVGFLEANRINFQEVDITMMEEQRLWMYRHIPRDKQPEKGNPLPPQIFNEEQYCGDYDDFFQSKENNTVFAFLGLSSQPNVKDSES is encoded by the exons ATGGTCATCAGGGTTTACGTCGCCTCCTCCAGCGGCTCCGTCGCG GTGAAAAAGCATCAGCAGGCGGTGGTGGGTTTTCTGGAGGCCAATCGGATCAACTTCCAGGAAGTGGACATCACCATGATGGAGGAGCAGAGGCTCTGGATGTACCGCCACATCCCCAGGGACAAGCAGCCGGAGAAAGGCAACCCGCTGCCTCCACAGATCTTCAACGAGGAGCAGTACTGTGGT GACTACGACGACTTCTTCCAGTCCAAGGAGAACAACACTGTGTTCGCATTCCTCGGGCTCAGTTCCCAGCCCAATGTGAAA